In Alkalihalobacterium alkalinitrilicum, a genomic segment contains:
- a CDS encoding enoyl-CoA hydratase/isomerase family protein — protein sequence MENIVRYEVEDHVAIITMNLPDRRNPLSVDMCWALIEQIKQAEVDDDVHVVLLTGEGQSFCAGGDLKEFKKYQDKGASKVHKEGESTTELFKTLSNLKKPIIGAINGHALGGGFGLVASCHYSIASSEAKFGTTEIKLGLFPLVILPAVMDAVGPKKALELGFTGEIFSASKAVDLGLVNKVVPPNEVVDEAKQFAKQLAEASPLALRIGLDCYVKTRDMEWNKKLDYANTLRVISFLSDDVKEGADAFLEKRKPQWTGQ from the coding sequence ATGGAAAATATTGTTCGCTATGAAGTAGAAGATCATGTAGCGATTATTACGATGAATTTACCCGATCGGAGAAATCCTCTATCAGTAGATATGTGCTGGGCTTTGATTGAGCAAATTAAACAAGCGGAAGTTGATGATGATGTTCATGTCGTACTGTTAACTGGAGAGGGACAGTCGTTTTGTGCAGGGGGGGACCTTAAAGAGTTTAAGAAATACCAAGATAAAGGTGCTAGTAAAGTACACAAAGAAGGCGAAAGTACAACAGAATTATTTAAAACGTTATCCAACCTAAAAAAACCAATCATTGGTGCAATAAATGGTCATGCATTAGGAGGAGGCTTCGGCCTTGTAGCTTCTTGCCATTATTCGATAGCATCTTCTGAAGCAAAGTTTGGAACAACAGAAATTAAGTTAGGGCTATTCCCGTTAGTTATTTTACCAGCCGTCATGGATGCAGTTGGTCCAAAGAAAGCATTGGAATTGGGATTTACTGGTGAAATCTTTTCAGCATCTAAAGCAGTTGACCTTGGTTTGGTAAATAAAGTAGTTCCACCAAATGAAGTAGTTGACGAGGCCAAACAATTTGCTAAGCAATTAGCAGAAGCCAGTCCATTAGCATTGAGAATTGGTTTAGATTGTTATGTAAAGACGAGAGATATGGAGTGGAATAAAAAACTAGATTATGCCAATACATTAAGAGTTATCTCATTTTTAAGTGATGATGTGAAAGAAGGGGCAGATGCCTTTTTAGAAAAACGAAAGCCACAATGGACTGGACAGTAG
- a CDS encoding acyclic terpene utilization AtuA family protein: MGKTVRIGAGMGFYGDTILPALEIAKKGNVQYICFDDLAELTMAILEKDRKRDPNLGYTKDITKTMRTLLPECYKRGIKLITNAGGINPHGAAKEVKKIAEELGFHGIKIGVVTGDNIYDKIDELENQGVAFTSMDGSETIHDFREKILFSSVYLGAQPIVEALDQGADIVITGRTTDSAQFAAPLIYEFGWSPTDWDKIASGVLIGHLFECSGQATGGNFSGPWWDIDNLETIGYPIGEVSEDGSFIVSKVEGSGGEVSIDTLKEQFLYEVHDPTHYITPDVIVDFTTAKFEELGPNQVRISNVKGKAAPNTLKVLFGYENGWSGEGMMGYSWPHALEKARKAEDIIRKQLDIQQVEYEEIHASFLGYNSLHGPLVKELESDDYSEIYLRVAIRTQTKQEAAKLGRLLPPLAVNGPAFGGGGLGGMQRPRQLLGLFSSLIERDLIERNVNIELIEV, encoded by the coding sequence ATGGGTAAAACTGTAAGAATTGGTGCAGGTATGGGCTTTTATGGAGATACGATTTTACCAGCCCTTGAAATCGCAAAAAAGGGCAATGTGCAATATATTTGCTTTGATGATTTGGCAGAATTGACGATGGCAATTCTGGAAAAAGATAGGAAGAGAGACCCTAATTTAGGATATACCAAAGATATTACGAAAACAATGAGGACTCTTTTACCTGAATGTTACAAACGTGGAATCAAATTGATAACAAATGCGGGTGGGATCAATCCACATGGTGCAGCAAAAGAAGTAAAAAAAATCGCAGAAGAACTTGGTTTTCACGGGATAAAAATTGGTGTTGTCACTGGAGATAATATATATGACAAAATTGACGAATTAGAAAACCAAGGAGTAGCTTTTACTTCCATGGATGGCAGTGAAACGATCCATGATTTTCGTGAAAAGATTTTATTTTCGTCGGTGTATTTAGGTGCACAACCTATTGTTGAAGCATTAGATCAAGGAGCCGATATTGTAATAACGGGAAGGACTACAGATTCTGCACAGTTTGCTGCACCTTTGATCTATGAGTTTGGTTGGTCACCAACGGACTGGGATAAAATTGCTTCAGGTGTACTAATAGGTCATCTATTCGAATGCTCGGGTCAGGCAACAGGTGGGAATTTTAGTGGTCCTTGGTGGGATATTGATAACCTTGAGACTATAGGGTATCCGATCGGTGAAGTATCTGAAGATGGTTCCTTTATTGTTTCCAAAGTTGAAGGTTCTGGCGGTGAAGTATCCATTGATACCTTAAAAGAACAATTTCTCTATGAAGTCCACGACCCAACACACTATATAACACCAGATGTTATTGTTGACTTTACAACCGCTAAATTTGAGGAACTAGGACCAAATCAAGTACGGATTTCAAATGTGAAAGGAAAAGCCGCTCCTAATACACTTAAAGTATTATTTGGATATGAAAATGGATGGTCTGGTGAGGGTATGATGGGCTATTCTTGGCCACACGCACTTGAAAAGGCTAGAAAAGCAGAGGACATTATTAGAAAACAATTGGACATACAGCAGGTTGAATATGAAGAAATTCATGCAAGTTTTTTAGGGTATAATTCCTTACACGGGCCTCTAGTGAAAGAATTAGAATCTGATGATTATAGCGAAATTTATTTACGTGTTGCTATTCGTACACAAACAAAACAAGAAGCTGCGAAACTTGGTCGACTATTACCACCACTTGCCGTAAACGGTCCTGCTTTTGGTGGTGGAGGTCTAGGTGGGATGCAACGACCTCGGCAGTTACTAGGATTGTTTTCAAGTTTAATAGAACGAGATTTGATTGAAAGGAATGTCAATATTGAATTAATTGAAGTTTAA
- a CDS encoding class I adenylate-forming enzyme family protein, translating to MNIDVTSLYNRRKVNRWERVSVGDMLERLTYSFPDKEAIVGWEGTYAHPDNARLTYQQANDKANQFANALLKKGLNRGDRILFFCDNSVEAFLAKIAVAKAGMVAVPINTMMAPDVISYLINLVEPKFFIVDSEHWSKISPVFENHNIKLDITIPIKGDVIFGSQSFEEFLSNQAIDEPDVEIHGDDIWQMLFTSGTTSMPKCVMISHTNTYFAAFNFSLSLTRGVRLEGDLKVCSFLPMIYHVGDQVFSFSAFLAGGTFVIGRTFDFPSIAQAITDEKVTALWSGSPAFLTALTDTFMKNEEKYNPTSLTTIVYGWASLNPEYHKKLKAICGNDLVLFEIFGQTESIACYRFWHDKWPETYEKNAPAENYVGVPSPLLSSVIMDNQGNIITEPRVPGEAVYRSPTIMSGYYKDEEATRKAFEHGWFHSGDSCMYDEDGLAIMVDRYKDVIKSGGENVSSIRVETILRLHSSVEKVAVIALPHEKWGEMVTGVVVMKEGERTNEEELINFCRERLAGFETPKQIIFVDSLPETVGGKVLKYKLREQLQ from the coding sequence ATGAACATTGATGTAACTTCTCTTTACAATAGAAGAAAAGTTAATAGATGGGAAAGAGTTAGCGTTGGCGATATGTTAGAAAGGTTAACTTATAGTTTTCCAGATAAAGAAGCTATAGTAGGGTGGGAGGGAACTTATGCTCACCCAGACAATGCTAGACTTACCTATCAGCAGGCGAATGATAAAGCAAATCAATTTGCTAATGCACTTTTGAAAAAAGGATTAAATCGAGGCGATCGTATTCTGTTCTTTTGTGACAACTCAGTGGAAGCATTTCTAGCAAAAATTGCAGTCGCAAAGGCAGGAATGGTTGCGGTACCTATAAATACAATGATGGCACCTGATGTCATTTCTTACCTAATTAATCTAGTTGAACCAAAGTTTTTTATCGTTGATTCTGAACACTGGTCGAAAATCTCTCCTGTTTTTGAAAATCATAATATCAAACTCGATATCACGATCCCAATTAAAGGGGATGTTATCTTTGGGAGTCAATCGTTTGAAGAGTTTCTATCGAATCAAGCCATAGATGAACCAGATGTTGAAATCCATGGTGATGATATTTGGCAAATGCTGTTTACTTCGGGTACTACAAGTATGCCAAAATGCGTAATGATCTCCCACACAAATACGTATTTTGCAGCCTTTAACTTTTCTTTGTCACTCACAAGAGGGGTTAGATTAGAAGGTGATTTGAAGGTTTGTAGCTTTTTACCCATGATCTATCATGTTGGAGATCAAGTCTTTTCATTCTCTGCTTTTCTTGCAGGAGGGACCTTTGTCATTGGACGTACATTTGATTTTCCTTCTATAGCACAAGCCATTACGGATGAAAAGGTGACTGCCCTATGGTCAGGTTCACCAGCGTTTTTAACGGCTTTGACAGATACCTTCATGAAGAATGAGGAAAAATATAACCCTACGAGTTTAACAACCATTGTCTATGGATGGGCTTCATTAAATCCTGAGTATCATAAAAAACTAAAAGCGATTTGTGGGAATGATTTAGTATTATTTGAGATATTTGGACAGACGGAATCAATAGCCTGTTACCGCTTTTGGCACGATAAATGGCCAGAAACATATGAAAAGAACGCTCCTGCCGAAAACTATGTTGGTGTACCAAGTCCACTGTTATCATCAGTGATTATGGATAATCAAGGGAATATTATAACTGAACCGAGAGTGCCAGGTGAGGCAGTTTACCGTTCACCTACAATAATGTCTGGTTATTATAAAGATGAAGAAGCTACCCGAAAAGCATTTGAACATGGATGGTTTCATTCTGGCGATAGTTGTATGTATGATGAGGACGGTTTGGCCATCATGGTTGATAGATACAAGGATGTAATAAAATCAGGAGGAGAGAATGTCTCTAGTATAAGGGTAGAAACGATTCTCCGTTTACATTCAAGTGTAGAAAAGGTTGCAGTGATAGCTTTGCCGCATGAAAAATGGGGTGAAATGGTAACAGGTGTAGTAGTTATGAAAGAAGGAGAACGTACCAATGAAGAGGAGCTGATTAATTTCTGTCGAGAAAGATTAGCTGGTTTTGAAACACCGAAACAAATCATCTTTGTCGATAGTTTACCTGAAACAGTTGGAGGAAAAGTTTTAAAGTATAAATTGAGAGAACAACTTCAGTAA
- a CDS encoding enoyl-CoA hydratase/isomerase family protein: protein MSNELMYEKKTDKAIITINRPEVYNCISPAGWKELGDMFQIAENDKDVRVVIITGAGDKAFCSGADLKKTIPLLLGNQRNDELEGNINHAMMKFNPISKPIIAAINGVCLAGGTELLLATDIRLASDHAVFGLPEPNWSIMAAGGSLARLIRQIPYCLAMEVLITGRKLTALEAESMGLINKVVPREELMTEVEKYANLIISNGPIAVQATKSAVIELQNVPLNEAYEKEWEFSALAFRSDDALEGINAFKEKRKPKFQGL, encoded by the coding sequence ATGAGTAATGAATTAATGTATGAAAAAAAGACGGATAAAGCCATAATTACGATTAACCGTCCAGAGGTTTATAATTGTATTTCTCCAGCTGGATGGAAGGAATTGGGGGATATGTTCCAAATAGCAGAAAATGATAAGGATGTACGAGTTGTCATTATAACAGGTGCAGGTGATAAGGCTTTTTGTTCAGGAGCTGACTTAAAGAAAACCATTCCTTTATTATTAGGAAACCAACGTAATGACGAATTAGAAGGAAATATAAATCACGCAATGATGAAATTTAATCCTATCTCGAAGCCTATTATTGCAGCTATAAACGGAGTTTGTTTAGCAGGTGGAACGGAATTATTACTCGCTACTGATATTCGATTAGCAAGTGATCATGCTGTATTTGGTCTACCAGAACCTAATTGGTCAATTATGGCAGCTGGAGGGTCATTAGCTAGATTAATACGGCAAATACCCTATTGCCTAGCAATGGAGGTTTTAATTACGGGAAGAAAGTTAACCGCTTTAGAAGCCGAAAGTATGGGATTAATTAATAAGGTTGTCCCGAGAGAAGAATTAATGACGGAAGTAGAGAAATATGCAAATCTAATCATAAGTAACGGACCAATTGCTGTTCAGGCAACGAAGAGTGCAGTAATTGAGTTACAAAATGTTCCACTGAATGAAGCGTATGAGAAAGAATGGGAATTTTCAGCACTGGCATTTAGAAGTGATGATGCATTGGAGGGGATTAATGCATTTAAAGAAAAAAGGAAACCAAAATTTCAAGGGTTATAG
- a CDS encoding sigma 54-interacting transcriptional regulator, which yields MQIRDYCTQDMIKLYPESKISQVLEAFLKHRIDIACIIDQSGMLYGILSKSTIFQALLNGANIESTVESYIIKNVVTFKDSDGFEFVRTEMIKQNVAHGVILDEKGYLFGVISKSDIIRGFLHETTLLVKQQSDLIENLQNGVIAVDANGIILNFNRVSERLFGIKKSKVMGKCIEKTFPEVSEQLKSTLRTSTIKELENIQINQNSIIANFIPITHRNKVNGAMAVLQDITQLENIAKELETTKNLQHTIHHALTLSYDAVAITDEKGLIVDANNTFLDLFDIPEEDLLFQHWSKSVPELHLNIDREEFRNPDGQGEIIVINNKTCFIIKEYICRSGKFLGVIVKIIYRQLEQWKEMFQRIEELESELYYYKDKLHKSTQSSTAFDQIISANKQVEIIKKQALLSSKSTSTVLITGESGTGKELFAEAIHKESGRPGNFVKVNCAAIPSELLESEFFGYAEGAFTGAKKGGKKGRFELANEGTLFLDEIGDMPLSLQAKLLRVLQEQTFEPVGGTKSKNVNVRIITATNKDLKRMVKDGEFREDLYYRIDVVHLELPSLKDRTNDLPLLCDHLIKKLNKKLNKNIIGITPSTLSLLQAYDWPGNIRQLENVLERAMNMGITSWIETHHLPDEIQQHKADFEVENRVEIVNDKEEIEIQFNSKRIENNSLSLEEVEKRMIIDTLRETENNRSEAAKVLGISRSGLYKKIQKYKINHEIHLYYSVEK from the coding sequence ATGCAAATTCGCGATTATTGTACTCAAGATATGATTAAATTGTATCCTGAAAGTAAAATCTCCCAAGTTCTTGAAGCGTTTTTAAAGCATCGAATTGATATAGCCTGCATTATAGATCAATCAGGTATGTTATACGGAATATTAAGTAAAAGTACTATTTTTCAAGCGTTACTCAATGGTGCTAATATCGAATCAACAGTTGAATCTTATATTATTAAAAACGTTGTTACCTTTAAAGACAGTGATGGTTTTGAATTTGTACGAACAGAAATGATAAAACAAAATGTTGCACATGGTGTTATTCTGGATGAAAAAGGCTATTTATTTGGAGTCATTAGTAAATCAGATATAATTAGAGGTTTTTTACACGAAACAACACTATTAGTCAAACAACAAAGTGACTTGATTGAGAACTTACAAAATGGTGTTATTGCAGTTGACGCTAATGGTATAATTTTAAATTTTAATAGAGTTAGTGAGAGGTTATTTGGTATAAAAAAGTCTAAGGTGATGGGGAAATGTATAGAAAAAACGTTCCCCGAAGTATCAGAACAATTAAAATCTACATTAAGGACTTCTACAATAAAAGAACTCGAAAATATTCAAATAAATCAGAATTCAATTATTGCAAACTTTATCCCGATTACGCATAGAAATAAAGTCAATGGAGCGATGGCTGTACTACAGGACATTACTCAATTAGAAAATATTGCGAAAGAATTAGAAACTACTAAAAATCTCCAACACACGATTCATCATGCATTAACTTTATCTTATGATGCTGTTGCTATCACAGATGAGAAGGGTTTAATAGTTGATGCTAATAATACATTTTTAGATCTATTTGATATTCCTGAGGAAGATTTGTTATTTCAACATTGGTCTAAAAGTGTTCCTGAATTACACTTAAACATAGATAGAGAGGAATTTAGAAATCCAGACGGTCAAGGTGAAATCATTGTAATTAATAATAAGACCTGTTTTATTATAAAGGAGTATATATGTCGTTCAGGGAAATTCCTTGGTGTAATTGTAAAGATTATATATCGTCAGCTCGAACAATGGAAAGAGATGTTTCAAAGAATTGAAGAATTAGAAAGTGAACTATATTATTATAAAGATAAATTGCATAAATCCACCCAAAGCTCTACTGCGTTTGATCAAATTATTAGTGCAAATAAACAAGTTGAAATCATAAAAAAACAAGCGCTACTTTCTTCAAAAAGTACATCAACGGTACTAATTACTGGGGAAAGTGGTACGGGTAAGGAACTCTTTGCTGAAGCGATTCATAAAGAATCTGGAAGACCAGGAAACTTTGTTAAAGTCAATTGTGCAGCCATTCCAAGTGAATTGTTAGAGTCTGAATTTTTCGGATATGCAGAAGGTGCTTTTACAGGTGCAAAAAAAGGTGGAAAGAAAGGAAGGTTTGAACTAGCCAATGAAGGTACTCTTTTTCTTGATGAGATAGGGGACATGCCGTTATCATTACAGGCTAAATTATTACGTGTTTTACAAGAACAAACATTCGAACCAGTTGGTGGGACAAAATCAAAAAATGTTAATGTCCGGATCATAACCGCAACGAATAAAGATTTAAAGCGAATGGTTAAGGATGGAGAGTTTCGTGAAGATTTATATTATCGTATTGATGTTGTACATTTAGAGTTACCTTCTCTTAAAGATAGAACAAATGACTTGCCATTATTATGTGATCATTTAATAAAAAAACTAAATAAAAAATTAAATAAAAATATTATAGGTATTACACCCAGCACTTTATCATTACTCCAAGCATATGACTGGCCAGGAAATATTAGACAATTAGAGAATGTGTTAGAACGTGCCATGAATATGGGAATTACGAGTTGGATTGAAACTCATCATTTGCCAGATGAAATACAACAACATAAGGCTGACTTTGAAGTAGAGAACAGAGTTGAAATTGTTAATGATAAAGAAGAGATAGAAATTCAATTTAATAGTAAGAGGATTGAAAATAATAGTCTATCTTTGGAAGAAGTAGAAAAAAGGATGATTATCGATACCCTTAGAGAAACTGAAAATAATCGGTCTGAAGCTGCAAAAGTTTTAGGAATTAGTCGGTCGGGTTTGTATAAAAAAATCCAGAAATATAAAATTAATCATGAAATACACCTTTACTACAGTGTAGAAAAGTAG
- a CDS encoding long-chain-fatty-acid--CoA ligase: MNVENNLIHRVNVGDILKRSMERYPNKTAIVEGDQRYSYTEFNAMVNKAANVLLSLGLGRGDKIALLSSNSIEFLQIYFACAKAGVTIVPINLALVTQEINYILNDSKAKLIIAEDTYLDKLPEHSLIPSLKYTIVIQNKETEAINNNLYIWNSLWENESDQEVQVEVDDRDLMQCLYTSGTTSNPKGVMSSHVAVYLQTLGTAFDLKFTENDISVAMMPLYHTAQLNALTTPVIIAGGTTIIMKAFEPKELLRLIDKERVTQIFGLPMMYRSLMDHPDLSKTDLSSLRLSVYAMTPMPNNELKRAIETFGCDFTLLFGQTEMAPVTTVFRPEHQLTKTGAVGTAGVNVDVSIMDDDGNILPNGEIGEIVYRSPQTMEGYLNDKDKTKDAFKSGWFHSGDYGYLDEDKILWFVDRKKDIVKSGGVNVSSIEVEKVLLQNEGVENAVVVGLPHRYWIEALTAFIIPKQGVEIDEAMIIKYCKTNLGKFKVPKKVVVVDEFPLTSTGKIQKHIIREKYKSLFEGVESK, encoded by the coding sequence ATGAATGTTGAAAACAACCTTATTCATCGAGTGAATGTGGGGGATATTTTAAAAAGGAGTATGGAAAGGTATCCCAATAAAACAGCAATAGTAGAAGGGGATCAAAGGTATTCATATACCGAATTTAATGCAATGGTTAACAAAGCAGCTAATGTTTTACTATCACTTGGGTTAGGTAGAGGGGATAAAATTGCATTACTCTCGAGTAATTCAATTGAATTTTTGCAAATTTATTTTGCTTGCGCTAAAGCTGGCGTGACTATTGTACCGATAAATCTTGCCTTGGTGACTCAAGAAATAAATTATATTTTAAACGATTCTAAAGCGAAATTAATTATTGCAGAAGATACTTATTTAGATAAACTCCCTGAACATTCATTAATACCCTCATTAAAGTATACTATTGTTATTCAAAATAAAGAAACAGAGGCAATAAATAATAATTTATATATCTGGAATTCCCTTTGGGAAAACGAAAGCGATCAAGAGGTCCAAGTAGAAGTGGATGATCGGGATTTAATGCAATGTCTATATACAAGTGGAACGACCTCCAACCCAAAAGGAGTAATGAGTAGCCATGTGGCCGTTTACCTTCAAACATTAGGAACTGCTTTCGATTTAAAATTTACCGAAAATGATATCTCAGTAGCTATGATGCCACTCTATCATACCGCACAATTGAATGCGCTTACAACTCCAGTGATTATTGCTGGGGGCACTACAATAATAATGAAAGCTTTTGAACCTAAGGAACTACTTCGTTTAATAGATAAGGAACGTGTTACACAAATTTTTGGATTACCTATGATGTACCGTTCTCTTATGGACCACCCTGACTTATCAAAGACTGACTTATCATCTTTAAGATTAAGTGTCTATGCTATGACACCGATGCCGAATAATGAATTAAAACGAGCGATTGAAACTTTTGGTTGTGATTTTACACTTCTTTTTGGACAAACAGAAATGGCACCTGTTACAACGGTCTTTCGTCCAGAGCACCAATTAACTAAAACGGGAGCAGTTGGAACTGCTGGGGTAAATGTCGATGTTAGTATTATGGATGATGACGGCAATATCTTACCAAATGGCGAAATTGGAGAGATTGTCTATCGAAGTCCACAGACGATGGAGGGCTACCTAAATGATAAAGATAAAACAAAAGATGCTTTCAAATCCGGTTGGTTTCATAGTGGGGACTATGGTTATTTAGACGAAGATAAGATCTTATGGTTTGTTGATAGGAAGAAAGATATAGTGAAATCGGGTGGAGTCAATGTTTCTTCGATTGAGGTAGAAAAAGTGTTGCTGCAAAATGAAGGAGTTGAAAATGCAGTTGTTGTGGGATTACCCCATAGGTACTGGATTGAGGCATTAACTGCCTTCATTATTCCGAAACAAGGTGTAGAAATTGATGAAGCTATGATCATTAAATATTGTAAAACTAACCTAGGAAAGTTTAAAGTGCCGAAAAAAGTAGTAGTAGTAGACGAATTTCCATTAACATCAACTGGAAAGATACAAAAACATATCATAAGGGAAAAATATAAGTCTTTATTTGAAGGTGTTGAAAGTAAATAA
- the dctP gene encoding TRAP transporter substrate-binding protein DctP translates to MKKLKPLASLFFLLLIITFVSACADNEETSTSPSNADENNNETAIDNEADTITLRASSGITSEHTWHIGFFQPFADTIESETNGMIDFEIFTAGELVPLGTEFDALRQGIIDISFTLMPPYDPQRFPYTEVTTLPLLVSDSKIATKAMHNMMHSDRIIADGKTYYELEFADKGLVAFSNPPSEPYVLTTTNQKFEEVDDFNESIRLRSPSRVHEILAGNLGITPLSMPVTDAYDALSRNALDGMFLSITDGVAFGVNELLKHTIEGANLGHFVGMTAMTQETWDQLPQEVQEMMTKAADEIIYEGANVWMEGTVIGKEDNIEKGGEYTHLNDLNEKVKDHINQAIVDTWFEWIDNLESQGHAGIEMAKLWRDLLVDAGASVPQEIMEIE, encoded by the coding sequence ATGAAAAAATTAAAACCACTAGCTAGTCTTTTCTTTTTGTTATTAATAATAACATTTGTATCAGCTTGTGCGGATAACGAAGAAACATCAACGTCACCTTCAAATGCAGATGAAAACAATAATGAAACTGCAATAGATAATGAAGCTGATACTATAACTCTGCGGGCATCATCTGGAATTACTTCCGAACACACGTGGCATATAGGTTTTTTCCAACCTTTTGCTGATACCATAGAAAGTGAGACAAATGGAATGATTGATTTTGAGATATTTACAGCTGGAGAACTAGTCCCACTTGGTACTGAATTTGATGCTCTACGTCAAGGCATAATTGATATTTCATTTACCTTAATGCCACCATATGACCCACAAAGATTTCCTTATACTGAAGTAACGACATTACCTTTATTAGTCTCAGATTCTAAGATTGCTACAAAAGCGATGCATAATATGATGCATAGTGATCGTATAATAGCAGATGGTAAGACCTATTATGAGCTTGAATTTGCTGACAAGGGGTTAGTTGCCTTTAGCAATCCACCATCAGAACCATATGTCCTAACTACAACTAATCAAAAATTTGAAGAAGTGGATGATTTTAATGAAAGCATTAGACTTCGAAGCCCTTCAAGAGTACATGAAATTCTAGCTGGAAATTTAGGAATTACTCCATTATCAATGCCTGTAACCGATGCCTATGATGCGTTAAGTCGTAATGCGCTAGATGGAATGTTTCTTAGTATTACAGATGGGGTAGCTTTTGGGGTGAATGAGCTCTTAAAACATACAATTGAAGGAGCGAATTTAGGACATTTTGTAGGGATGACAGCCATGACACAAGAAACCTGGGATCAATTACCACAAGAAGTTCAAGAAATGATGACAAAAGCGGCAGATGAAATCATTTATGAGGGTGCAAATGTTTGGATGGAAGGTACAGTAATAGGAAAAGAAGATAATATTGAAAAAGGTGGAGAATATACTCACCTGAATGATTTGAATGAGAAAGTTAAAGATCATATAAATCAAGCCATTGTGGATACATGGTTTGAGTGGATTGATAATTTAGAAAGTCAAGGTCATGCAGGAATAGAAATGGCTAAACTTTGGAGAGATTTATTAGTAGATGCTGGTGCCAGTGTTCCACAGGAAATCATGGAAATAGAATAG
- a CDS encoding IS91 family transposase, with the protein MKKQGIVKQILKDHFDGFWKLHNNLFPETLQKDIQETVEKAMRCGSSDTGYAKYECLGCEGNPAPVFVCFTCKSRFCHRCGKKYTDEWTEKQVECILDVPHRHMVFTVPKELRQVFFKDRKKLNELAKEVAQVFDFWYKKKNKKRQLEVGVITGIHTFGRDLKFNPHIHALVTEGAIDKEKEWVPIDFIPYNYLRKSWQKLLMDLMMKWFPNRADVKQLVDQLYIRYPHGFYVNAEKKMKNAKGAAKYIGRYLARPAIAEYRIEKYDYNSVHFWYEDHQTGKKIDKKVSVYRFIYELIQHIPPKHFRMVGRFGLYSRRKNTQSKKIINVWNFMRTKQIEFLFEQKRRKKTYRQRMMEAFETDPLQCPHCKGKMDLVGIWHSEYGWVYHYMDEIEMIKHWRRRSDEREKAG; encoded by the coding sequence GTGAAGAAGCAAGGTATTGTTAAACAAATTTTGAAGGATCACTTTGATGGATTTTGGAAGCTACACAATAACTTATTTCCAGAAACACTACAAAAGGATATTCAAGAAACAGTGGAAAAAGCAATGCGTTGTGGATCTAGTGATACGGGATATGCAAAGTACGAGTGTTTAGGGTGTGAAGGGAATCCAGCCCCTGTTTTCGTATGTTTTACATGTAAGAGTCGTTTTTGTCACAGGTGTGGAAAGAAATATACAGATGAATGGACCGAAAAACAAGTGGAATGTATATTAGATGTCCCTCATCGTCATATGGTGTTCACTGTACCAAAAGAGCTTCGCCAGGTGTTCTTTAAAGATCGTAAAAAATTAAATGAGTTAGCTAAAGAAGTAGCACAAGTATTTGATTTTTGGTATAAGAAGAAAAATAAGAAAAGACAGTTAGAAGTTGGTGTCATAACTGGTATTCACACATTCGGAAGAGACCTGAAATTTAACCCACATATTCATGCATTGGTTACTGAGGGCGCAATTGATAAGGAGAAGGAATGGGTTCCAATTGATTTCATTCCTTATAATTATTTGAGAAAGTCTTGGCAAAAATTATTGATGGATTTAATGATGAAATGGTTTCCAAATCGAGCCGATGTTAAACAGTTAGTTGATCAGCTATACATACGGTACCCTCATGGCTTTTATGTGAATGCAGAAAAAAAGATGAAGAATGCGAAAGGAGCTGCCAAATATATCGGGAGATATTTAGCTAGACCAGCGATTGCCGAATATCGAATTGAAAAGTATGACTATAACTCTGTTCACTTTTGGTACGAAGATCATCAGACTGGCAAAAAGATCGATAAAAAAGTGTCTGTTTATCGGTTTATTTATGAGCTCATTCAACATATACCACCAAAACATTTTCGAATGGTAGGACGGTTTGGTCTGTACAGCCGTCGAAAAAATACGCAGTCAAAAAAGATTATAAATGTGTGGAACTTTATGCGTACGAAACAGATTGAATTTCTCTTTGAACAAAAGAGAAGAAAGAAAACATACCGTCAACGAATGATGGAAGCTTTTGAAACTGATCCTCTTCAATGTCCGCACTGTAAAGGGAAAATGGATCTAGTAGGAATATGGCATTCGGAGTATGGCTGGGTCTATCATTATATGGACGAAATTGAAATGATCAAACATTGGAGGAGAAGAAGTGATGAGCGAGAAAAAGCAGGATAA